In the Necator americanus strain Aroian chromosome X, whole genome shotgun sequence genome, TTGTGAAGcacttcaaagaagaaaatgtgtgGTTCTCTTCAAAGGAATTTTCCTTACCTGATCAACTGGATCTAAAATAAAACAGTACGAAATTAACTACGAAAGTGTGTGAAATATTATGTTAGGAGATGTTTCCCATTGAGAAATTTACCGATACAGAGCAAGAAATTCGTTTATATTTCGCCGAAGTTTTATGATCATGGGCGCATTATCTGTAAACATACTATGTATGAATTATAGATAATAGTGACTCCAGATGTGTTCAACCAGGTGAGCGTGCTTTCGGTTAGCGCAGGGCATACCGAGGAGAGAATATGCGCTAAACagcatatattttttctaggaaaagtATAGGTTGCGGCGAACACATCTCATCCGCTTGAACACATTTCGCCGatatacttacttagatacttagatggcccgtcttcactgaacgtgcgggccccagcatctcttccactcgtttcgttccctcgccattgtcatccaagatgttctcaagtttcgtgagtgacgttgacgaggcccttgagccgtatccagctgagctctcagctggtccatccgtgtagcgaacacatcaccccatTTCGTTGGCGGTCCCCTCGAGGGCGTCTaacatctcttgggatccgctctagcgttcttttggtccatctatcgtcgattcttctcatgatgtgaccggcccatctatgttttgctttcgatatatattccgctgggtcgcgaagacgggacatttcTCTTAAGTctgagctgcgaagaccggctaggtgttgtgtgcgccggttaaacttcagaaggcacctctcaagggctctgtgggtagtaagtagcttcctagacgtggcagcggtgtctgcccacatctccgctgcgtaacagagcgctggaaggactgtcgagtcgaacagatgggcacgaagatcttggtccgtcagttggtccgtagcttccctgacggcggCGCATGCCGCCCAtactgctctcattcttctatttagttcttccttcaagtcgttttccatgttcatagaacgcccgaggtatacgtatgacgaagtttccacgatttgggagccttcatgttgtactcctccgtcctcgcagtaggcgttcttcatgaactgtgtcttttttatgtttgttcgcagtcctattctcttccctgcttcgttcaattcgttgagcatcgtttctgcttcattggtcgaaaagagaacgatgtcgtccgcgaaacgaaggttcgaaagaaatcttccatcaacacgtatgcccctttcttcccaggatagtgatttcattatccattgcaatgcagccgtgaacagctttggcgatatagtatcgcctcgtcgtaccccctttccaatgggtatggcgAGAGGGCGGTAGAagagctgtatcctagtcgtgcatcgatcgtatcagttggctaatgtcctcacatacgacgcgtccacaccttgatcggccagcgctgacagtattgcattcgtttctacgctgtcaaatgctttctcatagtcgacgaaggttagaacaaagggcaggcggtattcccgccaaacctctatgaccctcgataTGATCTGGATGTGTTCCAAGCacctgaacccttggcggaatccagcttgctCTTGAAGCTGGatttcatccagcgtcctagatatgcgcgtgaggatgatcttggtgaatactttgtataacacgctcagcaagcatatcggacggtagttccgaaggtcctctcggtcacttttcttatggataagaacggttcgcgaggtcttccactggtctgggatcctttctttctgaaggtaggatgtcatgtgcgctgctaagattacatgaagcggatggccaccagcccgaagaaagtctgctgatataaaatcaggtcctggggctgtgccaggtttcatgctcttgatagcgactcgtacttccgaagggagaatccgcgGATTCatcagtggggatgatcgggcttgacacaggagttaataaacggaaaaggttcTAGTAGAACCTCtaaatttccatctcacgacgagaagacgtgcgagtcccgtcttcgcttagtaaggctgctagcggaatattatattcgcggagatccctgcggcacttctttagactcgttcttctttgtgctgcctCCAGAATCTTcatctgcctgtatttcaaaagatccccctgcaacgcttttgtgcagctagtgtttgctaataactgctcaatgtgcgatgcatttggATCAAGCCTCGAAgcccttctttccaacaattccttggtggtcttcgaaattcgatccaagttgtcgtgcgcggcttcgaggcacgctcagcacaggctcgtaatcctctgagcagcatctcgtagtccacgtttgggtcctcctcgatgtgccagtcactttggaacaaggagtcctcgagtacgcaatcgtcgtagacgacttcttttctccttcgttgccgatagcagatgttcttttccatcgtgtggctaagtcgtattttcgcacgaaggagacggtgatcagaaccactacaaaaggatggtactactgagacgagTAGActccacctccggttggtgagtatgtggccgatctccgcacgagtcgcgccattgggccattcccatgtccaccgacgatgatcttttttcgtgaaaagagAGTTCGCATGAAaaaggcgagcggcggacaacagcccggcgagacgattgccattttcattccggttccctagtccaaatcttccaatcctgtatttcCCTTCtatggcctttcctagttttgcgttgaagtctccgacaacgaatttgtagaaggacttctcgttgtggatcactacctccagctcctcgtaaaacgcgtccaattcgggttcatcagctgctgatgctggtgagtagcagttgataaTACTGATtagtttttggcgcagagggcggaggcgaagaatggccagacgaggtgataggatctcgtgagaatcggcaagatggacgacagatgggtgcacaacaaaaccaacaccgcctacatttcgcgacggaaccttctctccacgaatgccGGGTGTACCGTTATTCATTTGTCGTACATCGCTCCTTATGCACTTGGTctcttgcagagcaatcaGGTGAAATTTGAGACGctttgcagctccgagaagggcatgcaggtcagcgtctgtggacactgttctcgctttgcaagtacacagtctgagacagtctccgtGGCGAGGCATGCGTGTGCCGCCTTaatccagaatcaaagacgtcctgagcaacctgagatttggtcgcctctcaccggtcgtcATAcagtccgacgtctgagacggtaGGGCCCAATGCGCTGGGCTCAGTGAATATGTTGGAACGGCAAAAAGACTTCCCCAGACTAAGCaaccatgccacggcgagcttagctttcaccacaggtcgtcgcccaacctatatggatcagggagccatcttgcgacattttgccaagacggtggtgaaatccacttgggattcACCAACTCGAACTGCATTTCGTGATCGTTGTGGCGCTAAAGCGTTGTGGAGGATATAAGCATCACAAAattctttatccttccagaaGAATGGATGCTGTACACATGATTAAGAACCATCTCTTCTTTCTTGATATTACATCCTGTGTTCCAATGCGGAACGAAAAATCTTAGTTTGTCCATTATTCAGAACTTTTATGGAGCTGGAACTACCACTGCGAATACTTTGTTTGTCAATGAGTTAAGTTATCGCAAACATATCGTAAATTCGTTTGCAAAATGAATCAACATATTTctactttgtttatttgtgaCCTCAGCCAGCAGCATAAGCACCACCCTTTCCTGCATAGGACTGTCTGACACGTTTAGCGAGAAGAGCATGACCTTTAGAATTCAGAAGGTTTCTCGTTCGAATGTGTGGAGATCGACTTTGAGGTCGCGGTCATTTTTGAACTGCTGTCCGTTCAAGAAGTTCAAGTCCAGCGAGCGGTAGGGCCAGTGTTTGAGGAATACAGCGGGCTGGGCAGTAAGTCGGGACCATGTTCGGATACGAAAATAGTGAGCTTTTTGGCGTCGGAACTGGGAACCGCCATCAGCATCAGAAAGTATCAACCACTATCACTATCGTAGCTGATGCAGAACGCACACTTGTTGCTGCAAATCGCCAGGCTAGGCTATCCCCTCTTGAACGAGAGAGAAAACGATGCGATGCCTGACGGCGTCTGCAATGAGCAGAGAGTTCGTACGATATCCAGACACCGGATACCTCCGGCGGGgttttccagagaaatctGAGCCCGTAATGGTACTAGGGCACTAAGCTTGGGAGTGTCCAAATCGTTTAGCAAGGCACTAAATCGGCTGTCACTGAATTTTTCATCGATTCAACACATCGAGAACAAAGTTCACTGTGGATGGATTCTTTGTCGAACAGCCGCTAGTTGATTGTAGTCCTGAAAATCATACCAACTGCTATTGTCCGCTTATTTCCTAGGCCATTGTGCGCACAGAACTCCTGAGATAGTGTTTGCGAAGAGTTAGGGGGACAGGGACCATCTCGCAAAAGTGCCTGTTTTTCCACTCAGGAGGTGCCATTTCCGAGATCGAAATGGTGATGACTTAGCCATCTTAGGTTAGGGAAAAGGTTGAACTTACATTTGCATTGTAACTGTGTTCATTCCGGTCACTACAACTACACTGCAACGTTAGAGACGTTATTTGAGATACGAAAAGGCGCTTTTTCGTCCATCCTCCGAAATTTACTAGCCTGAAGGCATTGTATCGCGAAATTGATGACGACCAAACTCACCAACAGATACAGGTGAGGTTGCAATTCGTCAATATGAATATGATCACATTTAATTCAATCTACTTATTCAGAGAAAAGCATGTATTGCAGCTCTGCATGACTACGCCTCCCCAACGACACAAGTTATTAAGCTTTAGAACATGGACAATTCCGTCATGGTCCAAAGTCCTTAcctgtaataagttgcataaTAAGTTGCATGGTTAGGTACAGGATCGCACAATGTTCTTGCTTACGCCATGTTCTGAGTTGGTCGGAGGAGGAATAGGAAACCGAGTATGATCACGCTCATCATTGTCAGTTACAAATTTTCCGCCTGAGAGGCACCGTATCATTGAAAATGCGATATTGGGatccataaataaataaatgtataaatagAAAGAGGTGGTGTAGTCcacgagtatgagcatgaTCACGGTCAATCCCTCTGGCAATCTTGACCTTACGTAACCCCTCATTTCTAACCATGCGGCATCatcgccaatttcgtgatacctttaaaatcAAGTGGAAGGCAACACGATACTGGTAGAGATAAACCTGTTACACAACATCAGCTGAGAGGAAGAGCGAAAT is a window encoding:
- a CDS encoding hypothetical protein (NECATOR_CHRX.G23554.T1) — protein: MPRHGDCLRLCTCKARTVSTDADLHALLGAAKRLKFHLIALQETKCIRSDVRQMNNGTPGIRGEKVPSRNVGGVGFVVHPSVVHLADSHEILSPRLAILRLRPLRQKLISIINCYSPASAADEPELDAFYEELEVVIHNEKSFYKFVVGDFNAKLGKAIEGKYRIGRFGLGNRNENGNRLAGLLSAARLFHANSLFTKKDHRRWTWEWPNGATRAEIGHILTNRRWSLLVSVVPSFCSGSDHRLLRAKIRLSHTMEKNICYRQRRRKEVVYDDCVLEDSLFQSDWHIEEDPNVDYEMLLRGLRACAERASKPRTTTWIEFRRPPRNCWKEGLRGLIQMHRTLSSY
- a CDS encoding hypothetical protein (NECATOR_CHRX.G23553.T1), with product MNPRILPSEVRVAIKSMKPGTAPGPDFISADFLRAGGHPLHVILAAHMTSYLQKERIPDQWKTSRTVLIHKKSDREDLRNYRPICLLSVLYKVFTKIILTRISRTLDEIQLQEQAGFRQGFRCLEHIQIISRVIEVWREYRLPFVLTFVDYEKAFDSVETNAILSALADQGVDASYVRTLAN
- a CDS encoding hypothetical protein (NECATOR_CHRX.G23552.T1) — encoded protein: MKSLSWEERGIRVDGRFLSNLRFADDIVLFSTNEAETMLNELNEAGKRIGLRTNIKKTQFMKNAYCEDGGVQHEGSQIVETSSYVYLGRSMNMENDLKEELNRRMRAVWAACAAVREATDQLTDQDLRAHLFDSTVLPALCYAAEMWADTAATSRKLLTTHRALERCLLKFNRRTQHLAGLRSSDLREMSRLRDPAEYISKAKHRWAGHIMRRIDDRWTKRTLERIPRDVRRPRGDRQRNGVMCSLHGWTS
- a CDS encoding hypothetical protein (NECATOR_CHRX.G23552.T2), whose protein sequence is MLNELNEAGKRIGLRTNIKKTQFMKNAYCEDGGVQHEGSQIVETSSYVYLGRSMNMENDLKEELNRRMRAVWAACAAVREATDQLTDQDLRAHLFDSTVLPALCYAAEMWADTAATSRKLLTTHRALERCLLKFNRRTQHLAGLRSSDLREMSRLRDPAEYISKAKHRWAGHIMRRIDDRWTKRTLERIPRDVRRPRGDRQRNGVMCSLHGWTS